One Euphorbia lathyris chromosome 1, ddEupLath1.1, whole genome shotgun sequence DNA segment encodes these proteins:
- the LOC136228610 gene encoding uncharacterized protein, producing MEHSFWGHLPLLVRANSKESVEYILQALWRTRTTGLDAADRQVLCQMLQLQNESDLDPLLVCLRMLIRRCVYENTSKDEIQKLFPDQVLPELQRLLTILLQKFQKEWRQDVFKNQVTLPRLKAMTWNLANQDAVELTEPVAIINLKLQNDSPSNSGDVEVKFQSAKDTLETMVKAMYSIRDQLSDIGGTSNTQLSQ from the exons ATGGAGCATAGTTTTTGGGGTCATTTGCCGTTGCTGGTGAGAGCAAACTCCAAAGAATCGGTGGAGTACATTCTTCAAGCTCTCTGGAGAACTCGAACGACCGGTCTCGATGCCGCCGACCGCCAAGTCCTCTGTCAGATGCTTCAGCTCCAAAACGAATCCGACCTTGACCCC CTACTGGTATGCCTCCGAATGTTGATCCGGAGGTGTGTTTATGAGAATACAAGCAAAGATGAGATTCAAAAGCTATTTCCGGACCAAGTTCTGCCTGAATTGCAAAGGCTTTTGACAATTCTTCTGCAGAAGTTTCAGAAAGAATGGCGACAAGATGTATTCAAAAATCAG gttACTTTGCCACGGTTGAAGGCAATGACATGGAATTTGGCAAATCAGGACGCAGTAGAATTGACAGAACCCGTGGCTATTATAAATTTGAAG CTTCAAAATGATAGTCCTTCAAACTCCGGAGATGTGGAAGTAAAATTCCAATCAGCAAAAGATACTCTAGAAACAATGGTGAAGGCAATGTACAGCATAAGAGATCAGTTGTCTGACATT GGTGGAACGTCAAATACACAGTTATCCCAGTAA